Proteins encoded by one window of Streptomyces sp. NBC_01571:
- the serC gene encoding phosphoserine transaminase: MADIQIPADIKPADGRFGAGPSKVRTEALDALAATGSSLLGTSHRQAPVKNLVGRVREGVRELFSLPDGYEVVLGNGGSTAFWDVATHGLIENKSQHLNFGEFSSKFAKAAKLAPWLAEPTVIASDPGTHPEPSAEAGVDVYAFTHNETSTGVAAPIRRVAGADEGSLVLVDATSGAGGLPVDIAETDVYYFAPQKSFASDGGLWIAVFSPAAIERAERVHASGRHVPEFFSLPTAIDNSRKNQTYNTPALATLFLLNEQLEWINGQGGLAWSTARTKDSSTRLYTWAEDSKYATPFVTDAAKRSQVIGTIDFDDEIDAAAVAKVLRANGIVDTEPYRKLGRNQLRIAMFPAIDPADVEALTKCVDHVIEKL; this comes from the coding sequence GTGGCTGACATCCAGATCCCCGCTGACATCAAGCCCGCCGACGGACGATTCGGCGCCGGCCCCTCCAAGGTGCGGACGGAGGCACTGGACGCGCTGGCGGCGACCGGCAGTTCCCTGCTCGGCACGTCGCACCGCCAGGCGCCGGTCAAGAACCTGGTCGGGAGGGTCCGGGAGGGTGTGCGCGAACTGTTCTCGCTGCCCGACGGGTACGAGGTCGTCCTCGGCAACGGCGGCTCCACCGCGTTCTGGGACGTGGCGACCCACGGCCTGATCGAGAACAAGTCGCAGCACCTCAACTTCGGTGAGTTCAGCTCCAAGTTCGCCAAGGCCGCGAAACTCGCCCCGTGGCTCGCCGAACCCACCGTGATCGCGTCCGACCCGGGCACCCACCCCGAGCCCTCGGCCGAGGCCGGCGTCGACGTGTACGCCTTCACCCACAACGAGACCTCCACCGGTGTCGCCGCCCCCATCAGGCGGGTCGCGGGCGCCGACGAGGGCTCTCTCGTCCTCGTGGACGCCACCTCCGGCGCCGGCGGCCTGCCGGTCGACATCGCCGAGACGGACGTCTACTACTTCGCCCCGCAGAAGTCCTTCGCCTCCGACGGCGGCCTGTGGATCGCCGTCTTCTCCCCGGCCGCCATCGAGCGCGCCGAGCGCGTCCACGCCTCGGGCCGCCATGTGCCGGAGTTCTTCTCGCTCCCCACGGCGATCGACAACTCCCGCAAGAACCAGACGTACAACACCCCGGCCCTCGCCACCCTCTTCCTGCTCAACGAGCAGCTGGAGTGGATCAACGGCCAGGGCGGTCTGGCCTGGTCCACGGCCCGCACCAAGGACTCCTCGACCCGGCTGTACACCTGGGCCGAGGACTCCAAGTACGCCACCCCGTTCGTCACCGACGCGGCCAAGCGCTCGCAGGTCATCGGAACGATCGACTTCGACGACGAGATCGACGCCGCCGCCGTCGCCAAGGTCCTGCGCGCCAACGGCATCGTCGACACCGAGCCCTACCGCAAGCTCGGCCGCAACCAGCTGCGCATCGCGATGTTCCCGGCGATCGACCCGGCGGACGTCGAGGCGCTGACGAAGTGCGTCGACCACGTCATCGAGAAGCTCTGA
- a CDS encoding WD40 repeat domain-containing protein gives MRRSPSYLAGAAARLAAGAALVVALSAPAVADSGDGGFTIKDPRITESSGLAASHLHPGIYWTHNDSDDGPYLYAVDSRTGETVATVTMSGVGAPRDVEAISLGPDGDLYVGDIGDNLGGTWNHVWIYKLPEPKVLKDQTIRATQYVVKYADGPRNAEALMVHPKTGRVYIADKNEDGGHLYEGPAQLSSSGTNVFRRVATIDLWVTDGAFSPNGEQLALRGYFGGILYTWNDGQPKRQGRLNVPLQGQGESVTYTPDGSELMYGSEGKDSPVQPGSVPGGGSDSKSPSKSGGSSSAGDGGGGLGSGAKGALAVGAVLVVVFAVRRLLRRS, from the coding sequence CGCTGTCGGCGCCCGCCGTCGCCGACAGCGGGGACGGCGGGTTCACGATCAAGGACCCCCGGATCACCGAGTCCAGCGGACTCGCCGCCTCGCACCTGCACCCCGGCATCTACTGGACGCACAACGACAGCGACGACGGCCCGTACCTCTACGCCGTCGACAGCAGGACCGGCGAGACCGTCGCCACCGTCACGATGAGCGGGGTCGGCGCCCCCCGCGACGTCGAGGCCATCTCGCTGGGCCCGGACGGCGATCTCTACGTGGGTGACATCGGCGACAACCTCGGCGGCACCTGGAACCACGTCTGGATCTACAAGCTGCCCGAGCCGAAGGTGCTCAAGGACCAGACGATCCGGGCCACCCAGTACGTCGTGAAGTACGCGGACGGGCCCCGCAACGCGGAGGCGCTGATGGTGCATCCGAAGACCGGGCGGGTCTACATCGCCGACAAGAACGAGGACGGCGGGCACCTGTACGAGGGCCCCGCACAGCTCTCCTCCTCCGGCACGAACGTGTTCCGCCGGGTCGCCACCATCGACCTCTGGGTCACCGACGGAGCCTTCTCGCCGAACGGCGAACAGCTGGCGCTGCGCGGGTACTTCGGCGGGATCCTGTACACCTGGAACGACGGGCAGCCGAAGCGGCAGGGGCGGCTGAACGTTCCCCTGCAGGGACAGGGCGAGTCCGTCACGTACACGCCCGACGGGTCCGAGCTGATGTACGGCAGTGAGGGCAAGGACAGCCCGGTGCAGCCCGGTTCGGTCCCCGGGGGCGGCTCCGACTCCAAGTCCCCGTCGAAGAGCGGTGGTTCGTCGTCGGCGGGAGACGGTGGCGGGGGCCTGGGTTCCGGCGCCAAGGGGGCGCTGGCCGTCGGTGCGGTGCTGGTGGTGGTCTTCGCGGTGAGGCGGCTGCTGCGCAGGTCTTAG